The sequence ggccaataaagcgagatgagcgccgcaaccccagagtcgtccgcggctggacctaatggtcaagggtacctttacctttacttaagcaGTCCAATCTGGCTTTGTCCAGATTGGGTTTGTTCCTGGCAAATTCCCCTTTCATCCCCTCTCGAAAAGAATAAAGGCGCAACCGCCTTCTTTGAAAAGCAACAAGAAGAAGCTTTACTTGCATTCAGTTCGCAGTAGCTTGGAGTTACAGAAGAGCATTTGAGTTCATCCCGTATGGGAATGAGCCCGTGtgttgctggctgagagccagcagacagcaaaatacgcCAGTATCAGAAGTGAGcagcaaaagaggaaggcggcTGCTTGTCTGGCCCTTTTACGGGGTCTCCTGGGgccacgcccatctacctggcaGGGAGGTgacagaccaggtgtgacaggaagtcctcctggctggagcaacgcCCTCCTGTCTgcgtccactctaggcaaacaggaagtgtttgACTTGACTGCTTAGGTTCCATCCCACACTGAGCATCCCCTGGTTCTATGGACTCTAGAGCCACAGCCTTGCAGAGTTGAGATCTAGCCCGACGCCCTGCAAGGCTATGGAGGCCCACCTCCCTAGGGTTTGAGTGACCAGCCTTCTCCCTGGCTCCCCAATTCTGCCCCTCCAGGAGCCGACCCCTCGGAAGACGGGACCCTCCAGACCTGCTACATGATGGGCTTTCGGGAGTGTCTCCTGGGTCTCGCTGCCTTCATCCAGCAAACCCACCCGTCCGTCCAAAGCCACCTGCTGGACACTTTGCACCTCTACCTGGCCTCCAAGCCGGAGCCCCAGAGCCAAGACTGGACCCTCGCCGTCTTCTCTCCTAGCCCTTCGCTGGAGGAATCGCCTCCCCGGACCCCCGAGGGCTTATACTCACCCGTCAAGGCCCTGAGCGAATCTTTGCGGAGCCCAGACCCCGCTTGCTCCAGCGCAGGCCAACAGAGACACAGCCGAGACGCCGCTGCCTCAGCCAAGAGGATTCTGGCGCCTCCGTCGGCTTTCTGGCGGCCTTGGCCCTAGAGCACAAAcactcctgccccccacccccctgccccaaacatttatgtatgtaaatatatatatatatatatatattatctaaTAAAACCTTTGTGATGGGATCACACTGCCGGGTGACTTTACGAGGGGATGGAGACGTCACCTTACTGCCTCAAATGTAGCGCTCTCCTCTGAGAAAGGGAGATGGTTTCTTAGGGACTAGTAGCTTGGGCCTTCACCTAGTGACTCTGTTAGCATTTACACATCTAGAAATGAGGtttcatagttggaagggacccagagggtcattttttggtgttttttgttgttgttgtttttaccctcAACCAGCGGTTTGCAAATTGGGACTCCCAAGAGGACTTTGCAGGTAAGTGAAAAGTGGTCTGAGGGCTGCAACCTTTCCTACCACTGAGATGTTCtgcggtgggtggggggaaagttgGGGCTCCCATCAGATTTCTCCCAGCTCCTTAAGAGACTTTAAGGAAAGTCTTTTGCAGGTTGTGACCCAATGGGTAAGACCCAAAGGAGCCGATTGGCTGCTTTGCTCAGTTCTCAGCATCCTGGTCTTGCACAGGTAAGACATTGCTGTCTTGTGTAGGTAAGATGCCTCTTGGCAAATGATCGTGGCCCCAGCAGGGTGCTTCTACAGAATGAATGGGAAACTGGGGGTCTTCCAGGACCcccccaattcccatcacc comes from Podarcis raffonei isolate rPodRaf1 chromosome 13, rPodRaf1.pri, whole genome shotgun sequence and encodes:
- the HES7 gene encoding transcription factor HES-7 isoform X1 → MVTTQSSEPGGVRKMLKPLAEKRRRDRINRSLEELRLLLLQRTHSQTLKNPKVEKAEILEIAVGYLREMNAAKPQGTNDLHGADPSEDGTLQTCYMMGFRECLLGLAAFIQQTHPSVQSHLLDTLHLYLASKPEPQSQDWTLAVFSPSPSLEESPPRTPEGLYSPVKALSESLRSPDPACSSAGQQRHSRDAAASAKRILAPPSAFWRPWP
- the HES7 gene encoding transcription factor HES-7 isoform X3, producing the protein MVTTQSSEPGGVRKMLKPLAEKRRRDRINRSLEELRLLLLQRTHSQTLKNPKVEKAEILEIAVGYLREMNAAKPQGADPSEDGTLQTCYMMGFRECLLGLAAFIQQTHPSVQSHLLDTLHLYLASKPEPQSQDWTLAVFSPSPSLEESPPRTPEGLYSPVKALSESLRSPDPACSSAGQQRHSRDAAASAKRILAPPSAFWRPWP
- the HES7 gene encoding transcription factor HES-7 isoform X2 translates to MVTTQSSEPGGMLKPLAEKRRRDRINRSLEELRLLLLQRTHSQTLKNPKVEKAEILEIAVGYLREMNAAKPQGTNDLHGADPSEDGTLQTCYMMGFRECLLGLAAFIQQTHPSVQSHLLDTLHLYLASKPEPQSQDWTLAVFSPSPSLEESPPRTPEGLYSPVKALSESLRSPDPACSSAGQQRHSRDAAASAKRILAPPSAFWRPWP